In Cupriavidus taiwanensis, the following are encoded in one genomic region:
- a CDS encoding ABC transporter substrate-binding protein, whose translation MQVKTLSRAARHRLLAGILAAAIVPAAHAAAPAPATGSLTVAFGAESTTLDPVKISAGVDHYFVGQIFEMLVRRNAALKDENWLAQSWKLETGKDGKPVLDVQLRKGVRFHNGDPLTSEDLEFSWQRQRDPKSSFFSHYVSSVERFEIVDAHRFKLHFKEPDAQFLVGNMQLWAMPKKYIQKVGEEEFARKPVGTGPWKFVSRTVKDELKLEAFDGYWNQEKRPGIKELTIKVIPEDLTRVAAFKTGKVDFIDNVPPSMVEEFRKMPGVKTVTLVSGNNLFLNFNTQMPKSPFNDVRVRQAAAHAIDVDAIIKRVLFGQGERYAQVGKGSNGYDPALKPYAFDPKRARELLRQAGYPNGFDTPCYNLTTPREPGVKEVGEAMYAYLSAAGIRCQVRNLEYGAWISLGKRGRSGPPEMDGVLSWMWSQGLPGDPGLAWSGHLHSYQPGGGWGTYSYTSDPEVDALLEKQRQAMDPAARSALLQQIARLKHERVLGGLPTYRPLVTFAWRDNKINYVPWPIRDYWRSFQEVSWKPQH comes from the coding sequence ATGCAAGTGAAGACATTGTCCCGCGCCGCCCGCCACCGGCTGCTGGCCGGCATCCTCGCCGCGGCCATCGTGCCCGCGGCGCACGCCGCCGCGCCCGCGCCCGCCACCGGCAGCCTTACCGTCGCCTTCGGCGCGGAATCGACCACGCTCGATCCGGTCAAGATCTCGGCCGGGGTCGACCATTACTTTGTCGGCCAGATCTTCGAGATGCTGGTGCGCCGCAACGCCGCGCTCAAGGACGAGAACTGGCTGGCGCAGAGCTGGAAGCTGGAAACCGGCAAGGACGGCAAGCCGGTGCTGGACGTGCAGCTGCGCAAGGGCGTGCGCTTCCACAACGGCGACCCGCTGACCTCCGAGGACCTCGAGTTCTCGTGGCAGCGCCAGCGCGATCCCAAGAGCAGCTTCTTCTCGCACTATGTGTCGTCGGTCGAGCGCTTCGAGATCGTCGATGCGCACCGCTTCAAGCTGCATTTCAAGGAGCCCGACGCGCAGTTCCTGGTCGGCAACATGCAGCTGTGGGCCATGCCCAAGAAGTACATCCAGAAGGTCGGCGAAGAAGAGTTCGCCAGGAAGCCGGTCGGCACCGGGCCATGGAAGTTCGTCTCGCGCACGGTCAAGGACGAACTGAAGCTGGAAGCCTTCGACGGCTACTGGAACCAGGAGAAGCGCCCCGGCATCAAGGAACTGACCATCAAGGTGATTCCCGAGGACCTGACCCGGGTGGCGGCGTTCAAGACCGGCAAGGTCGATTTCATCGACAACGTGCCGCCTTCCATGGTCGAGGAATTCAGGAAGATGCCGGGCGTGAAGACCGTCACGCTGGTCAGCGGCAACAACCTGTTCCTGAACTTCAACACGCAGATGCCGAAGTCGCCGTTCAATGACGTGCGCGTGCGCCAGGCGGCGGCGCATGCGATCGATGTCGACGCCATCATCAAGCGCGTGCTGTTCGGCCAGGGCGAGCGCTACGCGCAGGTGGGCAAGGGATCGAACGGCTACGACCCCGCGCTCAAGCCCTATGCCTTCGACCCCAAGCGCGCGCGCGAGCTGCTCAGGCAGGCGGGCTATCCCAACGGCTTCGACACGCCCTGCTACAACCTCACCACGCCGCGCGAGCCGGGCGTGAAGGAAGTGGGCGAAGCCATGTACGCCTACCTGAGCGCCGCGGGCATCCGCTGCCAGGTGCGCAACCTGGAGTACGGCGCGTGGATCAGCCTGGGCAAGCGCGGGCGCTCGGGCCCGCCCGAGATGGACGGCGTGCTCAGCTGGATGTGGTCGCAGGGCCTGCCCGGCGATCCCGGCCTGGCGTGGTCCGGCCACCTGCACAGCTACCAGCCCGGCGGCGGCTGGGGCACGTACTCGTACACCAGCGACCCGGAAGTCGATGCGCTGCTGGAGAAGCAGCGCCAGGCCATGGACCCCGCCGCGCGCAGCGCGCTGCTGCAGCAGATTGCGCGCCTGAAGCATGAGCGCGTGCTGGGCGGCCTGCCCACCTACCGCCCGCTGGTGACCTTTGCCTGGCGCGACAACAAGATCAACTACGTGCCGTGGCCGATCCGCGACTACTGGCGCTCGTTCCAGGAAGTCAGCTGGAAACCGCAGCACTGA
- a CDS encoding ABC transporter permease has protein sequence MPIAKRLLHGLISILGASVIIFLISRLSGDPLALLLPADAPPQVIEQTRQHLGLDQPLVAQYLVFLRNAVTGDFGNSYRWQEPALGLILERLPATVELALAALAFSIAMAVPFGVLSAVYRGSWFDRFAKVFAMAGQAMPNFWVGLLLILFFAVQLNWLPAFGRDAWNSLVLPAIALGWYPVAAQTRVVRSAMLDVLDSDYIRMGRAMGLPERVLIWKYALRNAAIPLVTILGVYFAAMLGGAFVVEVIFAWPGVGRTVVEAVFARDFPVVQAGVMLTSVLFVLSNLLVDLSYGLIDPRIRHA, from the coding sequence ATGCCCATTGCCAAACGCCTGCTGCACGGCCTGATCAGCATCCTTGGCGCGAGCGTGATCATCTTTCTGATCTCGCGCCTGTCCGGCGACCCGCTGGCGCTGCTGCTGCCCGCCGACGCGCCGCCACAGGTGATCGAACAGACCCGCCAGCATCTCGGCCTGGACCAGCCGCTGGTGGCGCAGTACCTGGTGTTCCTGCGCAACGCCGTCACCGGCGACTTCGGCAACTCTTACCGCTGGCAGGAGCCGGCGCTCGGTTTGATCCTGGAGCGGCTGCCGGCGACGGTGGAGCTGGCGCTGGCTGCGCTGGCGTTCTCGATCGCGATGGCGGTGCCGTTCGGGGTGCTGTCGGCGGTCTACCGCGGCTCGTGGTTCGACCGCTTCGCCAAGGTCTTCGCCATGGCCGGCCAGGCCATGCCCAACTTCTGGGTCGGCCTGCTGCTGATCCTGTTCTTCGCGGTGCAGCTGAACTGGCTGCCGGCGTTCGGGCGCGACGCGTGGAACAGCCTGGTGCTGCCGGCGATCGCGCTGGGCTGGTATCCGGTCGCGGCGCAGACCCGCGTGGTGCGCTCGGCCATGCTCGATGTGCTCGACAGCGACTACATCCGCATGGGCCGCGCCATGGGCCTGCCCGAGCGCGTGCTGATCTGGAAGTACGCGCTGCGCAACGCGGCGATTCCGCTGGTGACGATCCTCGGCGTGTACTTCGCGGCGATGCTGGGCGGCGCCTTCGTGGTCGAAGTCATCTTCGCCTGGCCGGGCGTTGGCCGCACCGTGGTCGAAGCCGTGTTCGCGCGCGATTTTCCCGTGGTGCAGGCGGGCGTGATGCTCACCTCCGTGCTGTTCGTGCTGTCCAACCTGCTGGTCGACCTGAGCTACGGCCTGATCGACCCGAGGATCCGCCATGCCTGA
- a CDS encoding ABC transporter permease, with protein sequence MPEIAIPPAGAAAPVRKRARRNLRGLPWFALAVLPLLLACAIGGDAMLPHDPNGLDLGLAFQPPAWLAGGSWAYPLGTDNMGRDLLTRIMAGTRISLVVALYAILISGGIGTAAGMLAGYFGGRLDALIMRLVDIQMSIPALALALVLAAVLGPGFNTVVLVIVVTYWTWYARIVRGEVMSLKQRDYVALARVAGCGTLTIFRRHLLPNLFNTLLVLATLQVGQVIIFEASLSFLGLGIQQPDVSWGLMLADARNYITNAWWAITMPGLAIMATCLASNLLGDWLRDHFDPKRRQL encoded by the coding sequence ATGCCTGAGATCGCCATCCCTCCCGCCGGCGCCGCGGCACCGGTGCGCAAGCGCGCGCGGCGCAACCTGCGCGGCCTGCCCTGGTTCGCGCTGGCGGTGCTGCCGCTGCTGCTGGCCTGCGCCATCGGCGGCGACGCGATGCTGCCGCACGACCCCAACGGCCTCGACCTGGGCCTGGCGTTCCAGCCGCCGGCGTGGCTGGCCGGCGGCAGCTGGGCCTATCCGCTCGGCACCGACAACATGGGCCGCGACCTGCTGACGCGGATCATGGCCGGCACCCGCATCTCGCTGGTGGTGGCGCTGTACGCGATCCTGATCTCGGGCGGCATCGGCACCGCCGCAGGCATGCTGGCCGGCTATTTCGGCGGGCGCCTGGACGCGCTGATCATGCGGCTGGTCGACATCCAGATGTCGATTCCCGCGCTGGCGCTGGCGCTGGTGCTGGCGGCGGTGCTGGGCCCGGGCTTCAATACCGTGGTGCTGGTGATCGTGGTGACCTACTGGACCTGGTACGCGCGCATCGTGCGCGGCGAGGTGATGTCGCTCAAGCAGCGCGACTACGTGGCGCTGGCGCGCGTGGCGGGCTGCGGCACGCTCACCATCTTCCGCCGCCACCTGCTGCCCAACCTGTTCAACACGCTGCTGGTGCTGGCCACGCTGCAGGTGGGCCAGGTGATCATCTTCGAGGCCTCGCTGAGCTTTCTCGGCCTGGGCATCCAGCAGCCCGACGTGTCGTGGGGCCTGATGCTGGCCGATGCGCGCAACTACATCACCAATGCGTGGTGGGCCATCACCATGCCGGGGCTGGCCATCATGGCGACCTGCCTGGCGTCCAACCTGCTGGGCGACTGGCTGCGCGACCACTTCGACCCGAAACGGAGGCAGCTATGA
- a CDS encoding ABC transporter ATP-binding protein: MSTPDPHVTQRPAPAPAPDAAARGAPMLSVRGLTTHLELRRGVVRAVDGVDLHVNQGETLGVVGESGSGKSMTILSILRLLPRQGGVRLGGQVLLDGVDLLQLPEKTLSTQYRGRKIAMISQDPLTSLNPVFTVGDQVGAPLHYHGLADSRADRRRQVVQVLDSVRIPSPETRLDDYPHQFSGGMRQRVVTGMAIASAPRLLVADEPTSALDVTIQVQIMALFRKIQAQTGVGIILITHDLGVAASICHRVAVMYAGRIVETGDVRTLYQRPAHPYTQALLQAIPRFGDRRERLYAIPGSPPSLVDPPHGCRFAARCPHRKPLCDDAYPPEIELESGHKVSCWLASAG, encoded by the coding sequence ATGAGCACGCCGGACCCGCACGTGACCCAACGCCCCGCGCCGGCGCCCGCGCCGGACGCTGCTGCCCGCGGCGCGCCGATGCTGTCGGTGCGGGGCCTGACCACGCACCTGGAGCTGCGCCGCGGCGTGGTGCGCGCCGTCGACGGCGTCGACCTGCACGTGAACCAGGGCGAGACCCTGGGCGTGGTGGGCGAGTCGGGCTCGGGCAAGTCCATGACCATCCTGTCGATCCTGCGCCTGCTGCCGCGCCAGGGCGGCGTGCGCCTGGGCGGCCAGGTGCTGCTCGATGGCGTGGACCTGCTGCAGCTGCCGGAAAAGACCCTGAGCACGCAGTACCGCGGCCGCAAGATCGCGATGATCTCGCAGGACCCGCTGACCTCGCTGAACCCGGTGTTCACGGTCGGCGACCAGGTCGGCGCGCCGCTGCACTACCACGGCCTCGCCGACAGCCGCGCGGACCGGCGGCGCCAGGTGGTGCAGGTGCTGGACAGCGTGCGCATCCCCTCGCCCGAGACCCGGCTCGACGACTATCCGCACCAGTTCAGCGGCGGCATGCGCCAGCGCGTGGTGACCGGCATGGCCATCGCCAGCGCGCCGCGGCTGCTGGTGGCCGACGAGCCGACGTCGGCGCTGGACGTGACCATCCAGGTGCAGATCATGGCGCTGTTCCGCAAGATCCAGGCGCAGACCGGCGTCGGCATCATCCTGATCACGCATGACCTGGGCGTGGCGGCCAGCATCTGCCACCGGGTCGCGGTGATGTACGCCGGGCGCATCGTCGAGACCGGCGACGTGCGCACGCTGTACCAGCGCCCCGCCCACCCCTACACGCAGGCGCTGCTGCAGGCCATCCCGCGCTTCGGCGACCGGCGCGAGCGGCTGTACGCGATCCCGGGCAGCCCGCCCAGCCTGGTCGACCCGCCGCACGGCTGCCGCTTCGCGGCGCGCTGCCCGCACCGCAAGCCGCTGTGCGACGACGCCTATCCCCCCGAGATCGAACTCGAGTCCGGCCACAAGGTCAGCTGCTGGCTGGCCTCGGCCGGCTGA
- a CDS encoding ABC transporter ATP-binding protein gives MLLEVQDLQKHFPTRGGTVRAVDGVSFAVDAGQTFALVGESGCGKTTIARQLLLLERPSAGAIRFDGQDVLALDRKGVLGYRRQVQAVFQDPSSSLNPRLKVSMLLAEPLLAHGQGGDRAALRARLLELLEIVGLPPGALDLYPHEFSGGQRQRIAVARALALRPRLLVLDEPTSALDVSIRAQIINLLAEIQRSFGLAYVVIAHDLALVEHFSSAVGVMYLGNMAESGPSAAVFGAPRHPYTQALLGSAPRPDPDHQPAEGLILGDIGSALHPPPGCKFHPRCPHALPACAAEAPRMRRLDPGAGTAAPPHQAACHLLQ, from the coding sequence ATGCTGCTTGAAGTGCAGGACCTGCAGAAGCATTTCCCTACGCGCGGCGGCACCGTGCGCGCCGTCGACGGCGTCAGCTTTGCCGTCGATGCCGGCCAGACCTTTGCGCTGGTGGGCGAGTCCGGCTGCGGCAAGACCACCATCGCGCGCCAGCTGCTGCTGCTCGAGCGGCCCAGCGCCGGCGCCATCCGCTTCGACGGCCAGGACGTGCTGGCGCTGGACCGCAAGGGCGTGCTGGGCTACCGGCGCCAGGTGCAGGCGGTGTTCCAGGACCCGTCGTCGTCGCTCAACCCGCGGCTCAAGGTCAGCATGCTGCTGGCCGAGCCGCTGCTGGCGCACGGCCAGGGCGGCGACCGCGCCGCGCTGCGGGCACGGCTGCTCGAGCTGCTGGAGATCGTCGGCCTGCCGCCCGGCGCGCTCGACCTGTACCCGCACGAGTTCAGCGGCGGCCAGCGCCAGCGCATCGCGGTGGCGCGCGCGCTGGCGCTGCGGCCGCGGCTGCTGGTGCTGGACGAGCCGACCTCGGCGCTGGATGTGTCGATCCGCGCGCAGATCATCAACCTGCTGGCGGAGATCCAGCGCAGCTTCGGGCTGGCCTACGTGGTGATCGCCCATGACCTGGCGCTGGTGGAGCACTTCAGCTCGGCGGTGGGGGTGATGTACCTGGGCAATATGGCCGAAAGCGGGCCCAGCGCCGCGGTCTTCGGCGCGCCGCGCCATCCCTACACGCAGGCGCTGCTGGGCTCGGCGCCGCGGCCCGACCCGGACCACCAGCCCGCGGAAGGGCTGATCCTGGGCGATATCGGCTCGGCGCTGCACCCGCCGCCGGGCTGCAAGTTCCATCCGCGCTGCCCGCACGCGCTGCCGGCGTGCGCCGCCGAGGCGCCGCGCATGCGGCGGCTGGACCCGGGCGCCGGCACCGCCGCACCGCCGCACCAGGCCGCCTGCCACTTGCTGCAGTGA
- the bamE gene encoding outer membrane protein assembly factor BamE domain-containing protein, whose amino-acid sequence MGLIASMLALFGCDQQKVDEAMKKAGETARNTWNAIKPDSELFKGIVPGQSTEEDLRRQAGKPEIVWEEANGGRRLEYPRGPEGTTTWMVTIGADGKVAKIEQVLSAENFARVRAGMSKDDIRRLLGKPTRVEAFRLKQEEVWGYRWMETSTDKAFFNVHFNSDGTVTTTSRSDDPSRMQGG is encoded by the coding sequence ATGGGACTGATTGCCTCGATGCTCGCGCTGTTCGGCTGCGACCAGCAGAAGGTCGACGAAGCCATGAAGAAGGCGGGCGAGACCGCCCGCAACACCTGGAACGCGATCAAGCCCGACAGCGAGCTGTTCAAGGGCATCGTGCCGGGCCAGTCGACCGAGGAAGACCTGCGCCGCCAGGCCGGCAAGCCCGAGATCGTCTGGGAAGAAGCCAACGGCGGGCGCCGGCTGGAATATCCGCGCGGCCCCGAGGGTACCACCACGTGGATGGTCACCATCGGCGCCGACGGCAAGGTGGCGAAGATCGAGCAGGTGCTGTCGGCCGAGAACTTCGCCCGCGTGCGCGCCGGCATGAGCAAGGACGACATCCGCCGCCTGCTGGGCAAGCCCACCAGGGTCGAGGCGTTCAGGCTGAAGCAGGAAGAGGTGTGGGGCTACCGCTGGATGGAGACCTCGACCGACAAGGCCTTCTTCAACGTGCATTTCAACAGCGACGGCACCGTCACCACGACCTCGCGCAGCGACGATCCGTCGCGAATGCAGGGCGGCTGA
- a CDS encoding translocation/assembly module TamB domain-containing protein has translation MNVHDLPSVPGGGDQAPPPSAPAPRKRRRLWRALGWLAGIVLLLVVVLAAAGVVALRTETGTRHLWTLATRLSAGMLSGRLEGGTVAHGLRLRDVVFASGQTRVTVDRVDGSWNLSWQPRRLHVQWLRIGKAEVRLGPSEPSTAPMQKPASLELPLAIDVDTLTLERLALLQGQAPTAEPMVFSNLAGALHSDGQRHRVSVDKLETPYGKLAANAQLGAAAPFALSAEALLESSWQDEAFAVNATANGNLDALRAEVQASGDRIHLRAGADLTPFGKVPFTHLLVDGDRINPRLFNPSAPHANLTVHAELRPVDGAAAGGGVPPAAASAPAASAPSPPSPPSPASAPAATRAAAPLAVAGEIEIRNLEAGPLDRERLPVQSVRARVELSEAAQAVSDLRVALPGKGEIAGSGSLRGGRGGFDLDVRRLDPAALHGSLTSASLSGPVVIRIEPGRQSVALELAGGPLKVFADASMDAETVTLAALRAVVGTGLLTAEGKLGLKDKQPFSFKGKLSAFDPARVAKVAAGRINADFTATGELAPQLGVALDFAVHESEYAGLPMTGGGKLRLAGERLLPSEAALSMAGNQASLRGSFGARGDALKLAVDAPQLERLKFGVAGKLSLDATITGTLKKPEVVADYNAQTLEVGPHKLASASGRAEIRGGLDGPLSVQLAARGYRGPQASLATLDATLTGTQASHSFDAKATGSLNQRPLQLALAGQGAWRGKDGWNGTIRTLEERGTLNLRLAAPAQLLVADQRVRLGATRLLLDRATLAIDSLDWDHGRIRSAGSLDGLQVARVLELMETITGERPPVRSDLVIDGRWNLALAETATGFAELRRRSGDISVNAGRGFTTLGLGETSLRADAGGNRIALRGGMVSGRIGKVVVDASAGLVQEQGLQTVGPASTLGGTVTVDVPRLKSLEALTGPQYAFDGRLAAAMRLAGTVAAPLLTGTIDGDNLAVTLYDQGLRLTDGTVRVVLDQNTVELRQVEFHGGDGKLTATGNIKLGEADPNLTGRIVADKLQLFASPERTLVVSGDASIANENKQVVIRGKFRVDRALFDLPKAGAPVLGDDVVVIRRKDQRAVKTAATQMPESKPASRFSPVIDLTVDLGNNFRFRGAGADLLLAGQMGVKSEPLAPMKATGTVRVTDGTYEAFGRKLDIERGIINFNGPIDNPNMNIRAMRRNQEVEAGVEVTGTVRLPRVRLVSEPNVPDEDKLSWLMFGYGAESAGAGQQRQLSGSALGGAALGLIGGKAGKGIVSHFGIDEFSIGPSTAGLNDQQVVSVGKAITDRMSVGYEQSLTSASNVVKLSWQFSRRWSLIAKGGSINGLSVLFNRRFDSWATLFTGAPNRGTRRSQQDESQPLDPESAAQAASAAIAEPVRR, from the coding sequence ATGAACGTGCACGACTTGCCTTCCGTGCCCGGCGGCGGCGACCAGGCGCCGCCGCCCTCCGCTCCGGCGCCGCGCAAGCGCCGGCGGCTGTGGCGCGCGCTGGGCTGGCTGGCCGGCATCGTGCTGTTGCTGGTGGTGGTGCTGGCGGCTGCCGGCGTGGTGGCGCTGCGCACCGAGACCGGCACGCGGCACCTGTGGACGCTGGCCACGCGGCTGTCCGCCGGCATGCTCAGCGGCCGCCTGGAGGGCGGCACCGTGGCGCACGGGCTGCGCCTGCGCGACGTGGTGTTCGCCAGCGGCCAGACCCGCGTCACCGTCGACCGCGTCGACGGCAGCTGGAACCTGAGCTGGCAGCCGCGGCGGCTGCATGTGCAGTGGCTGCGCATCGGCAAGGCCGAGGTGCGGCTGGGCCCGTCCGAGCCCAGCACCGCGCCGATGCAGAAGCCCGCATCGCTCGAACTGCCGCTGGCCATCGATGTCGATACGCTGACGCTCGAGCGCCTGGCGCTGCTGCAGGGCCAGGCGCCGACGGCCGAGCCGATGGTGTTCAGCAACCTGGCGGGCGCGCTGCACAGCGACGGCCAGCGCCACCGTGTCAGCGTGGACAAGCTGGAAACCCCTTACGGCAAGCTCGCCGCCAACGCCCAGCTGGGCGCCGCCGCGCCGTTCGCGCTCAGCGCCGAAGCGCTGCTGGAAAGCAGCTGGCAGGATGAGGCCTTCGCCGTCAATGCCACCGCCAACGGCAATCTCGACGCGCTGCGCGCCGAGGTGCAGGCCAGCGGCGACCGCATCCACCTGCGCGCCGGCGCCGACCTGACGCCGTTCGGCAAGGTCCCGTTCACGCACCTGCTGGTCGATGGCGACCGCATCAACCCGCGCCTGTTCAATCCGTCGGCGCCGCACGCCAACCTGACCGTGCATGCCGAGCTGCGGCCGGTGGATGGCGCGGCGGCTGGCGGCGGTGTGCCGCCCGCGGCGGCTTCGGCGCCGGCTGCATCGGCGCCATCGCCGCCATCGCCGCCATCGCCGGCATCTGCGCCTGCAGCGACGCGCGCTGCGGCGCCGCTGGCGGTCGCCGGCGAGATCGAGATCCGCAACCTCGAGGCCGGCCCGCTCGACCGCGAGCGGCTGCCGGTGCAATCGGTGCGCGCCCGCGTCGAACTGAGCGAGGCCGCGCAGGCGGTGTCGGACCTGCGCGTGGCGCTGCCGGGCAAGGGCGAGATTGCCGGCAGCGGTTCGCTGCGCGGCGGCCGCGGCGGCTTCGACCTGGATGTGCGCCGGCTGGACCCGGCGGCGCTGCATGGCTCGCTGACCAGCGCCAGCCTGTCGGGCCCGGTGGTGATCCGCATCGAGCCGGGCCGCCAGAGCGTGGCACTGGAACTGGCGGGCGGGCCGCTCAAAGTGTTTGCCGACGCCAGCATGGACGCCGAGACCGTGACCCTGGCCGCGCTGCGCGCCGTGGTCGGCACCGGCTTGCTGACCGCCGAAGGCAAGCTGGGGCTCAAGGACAAGCAGCCGTTCAGCTTCAAGGGCAAGCTGTCGGCGTTCGATCCCGCGCGCGTGGCAAAGGTGGCCGCGGGCCGGATCAACGCGGATTTCACCGCGACCGGCGAGCTCGCGCCGCAGCTGGGCGTGGCGCTGGACTTCGCCGTGCATGAAAGCGAATACGCGGGCCTGCCGATGACCGGCGGCGGCAAGCTGCGCCTGGCGGGCGAGCGGCTGTTGCCGAGCGAGGCCGCGCTCAGCATGGCCGGCAACCAGGCCAGCCTGCGCGGCAGCTTCGGCGCGCGCGGCGATGCGCTGAAACTCGCGGTCGATGCGCCGCAGCTGGAGCGGCTCAAGTTCGGCGTCGCCGGCAAGCTCAGCCTCGATGCCACCATCACCGGCACGCTGAAGAAACCCGAGGTGGTCGCCGACTACAACGCGCAAACGCTGGAAGTGGGACCGCACAAGCTGGCCAGCGCCAGCGGCCGCGCCGAAATCCGCGGCGGGCTGGACGGCCCGCTGTCGGTGCAGCTGGCCGCGCGCGGCTACCGCGGCCCGCAAGCCAGCCTTGCCACCCTCGACGCCACCCTCACCGGCACTCAGGCCAGCCACAGCTTCGACGCCAAAGCGACCGGCAGCCTGAACCAGCGGCCCTTGCAGCTGGCGCTGGCGGGGCAGGGCGCGTGGCGCGGCAAGGACGGCTGGAACGGCACCATCCGCACGCTCGAAGAGCGCGGCACGCTCAACCTGCGCCTGGCCGCGCCGGCGCAGCTGCTGGTCGCCGACCAGCGCGTGCGCCTGGGCGCCACGCGCCTGCTGCTGGACCGCGCCACGCTGGCGATCGACAGCCTGGACTGGGACCACGGCCGCATCCGCAGCGCGGGCAGCCTCGACGGGCTGCAAGTGGCGCGCGTGCTGGAACTGATGGAAACCATCACCGGCGAGCGCCCGCCGGTGCGTTCCGACCTGGTCATCGACGGCCGCTGGAACCTGGCGCTGGCCGAGACCGCGACCGGGTTTGCCGAACTGCGCCGGCGCAGCGGCGACATCTCGGTCAACGCGGGCCGGGGCTTCACCACGCTCGGCCTGGGCGAGACCAGCCTGCGCGCCGACGCCGGCGGCAACCGCATCGCGCTGCGCGGCGGCATGGTGTCGGGCCGCATCGGCAAGGTGGTGGTCGATGCCTCGGCCGGGCTGGTGCAGGAGCAGGGGCTGCAGACCGTGGGCCCGGCGTCGACGCTGGGCGGCACCGTCACCGTCGACGTGCCGCGGCTGAAGTCGCTGGAAGCGCTGACCGGCCCGCAATACGCCTTCGACGGCCGCCTGGCGGCGGCGATGCGGCTGGCGGGCACGGTGGCGGCGCCGCTGCTGACCGGCACCATCGATGGCGACAACCTCGCGGTCACGCTGTACGACCAGGGGCTGCGCCTGACCGACGGCACCGTGCGCGTGGTGCTGGACCAGAACACGGTCGAGCTCAGGCAGGTGGAATTCCACGGCGGCGACGGCAAGCTCACCGCCACCGGCAATATCAAGCTGGGCGAGGCCGATCCCAACCTGACCGGCAGGATCGTCGCCGACAAGCTGCAGCTGTTTGCCAGCCCGGAACGCACGCTGGTGGTGTCGGGCGATGCCAGCATCGCCAACGAGAACAAGCAGGTGGTGATCCGCGGCAAGTTCCGCGTCGACCGCGCGCTGTTCGACCTGCCCAAGGCCGGCGCGCCGGTGCTGGGCGACGACGTCGTGGTGATCCGGCGCAAGGACCAGCGCGCGGTCAAGACCGCCGCCACGCAGATGCCGGAAAGCAAGCCCGCCAGCCGCTTCAGCCCGGTGATCGACCTGACCGTCGACCTGGGCAACAACTTCCGCTTCCGCGGCGCGGGCGCGGACCTGCTGCTGGCCGGGCAGATGGGCGTGAAGAGCGAGCCGCTGGCGCCGATGAAGGCGACCGGCACGGTGCGCGTCACCGACGGCACCTACGAGGCCTTCGGGCGCAAGCTGGACATCGAGCGCGGCATCATCAACTTCAACGGCCCGATCGACAATCCGAACATGAATATCCGCGCCATGCGCCGCAACCAGGAAGTCGAGGCCGGCGTCGAGGTCACCGGCACGGTGCGGCTGCCGCGCGTGCGGCTGGTGTCCGAGCCCAACGTGCCCGACGAAGACAAGCTGTCGTGGCTGATGTTCGGCTACGGCGCGGAAAGCGCGGGTGCCGGGCAGCAGCGCCAGCTGAGCGGCTCGGCGCTGGGCGGCGCCGCGCTGGGGCTGATCGGCGGCAAGGCCGGCAAGGGCATCGTCTCGCATTTCGGCATCGACGAATTCTCGATCGGGCCCAGCACCGCGGGCCTGAACGACCAGCAGGTGGTCAGCGTGGGCAAGGCCATCACCGACCGCATGTCGGTGGGCTACGAGCAGAGCCTGACCTCGGCCTCGAACGTGGTGAAGCTGAGCTGGCAGTTCTCGCGGCGCTGGTCGCTGATTGCCAAGGGCGGCTCCATCAACGGTTTGTCGGTCTTGTTCAACCGCCGCTTCGACAGCTGGGCCACCCTGTTTACCGGGGCCCCGAATCGCGGCACCAGGAGGAGCCAGCAGGATGAAAGCCAGCCACTCGACCCCGAAAGCGCCGCACAGGCGGCCTCGGCCGCGATCGCCGAACCGGTGCGCCGCTGA